A single region of the Lotus japonicus ecotype B-129 chromosome 4, LjGifu_v1.2 genome encodes:
- the LOC130712930 gene encoding uncharacterized protein LOC130712930 encodes MLDDNSIPHNSRFKSFYNVVFIDEKWFYITKNINYYLLVGEDDGHKTCKNKNFVPKVMFLAAVTRPRLDNERNVSFSGKIGLYPFVYEQLANRSSVNRGAGTMEKKPIISLTREVNKMYLIDKVLPGIKNSWPIEDVGDTIFIQQDNARSHINQNDEDFRKATSEGEFDIQLICQPSNSLDLNILDLGFFNVIQTLQQKHVMKSIDDIISMVEKAFYEFSSIQSDKIFLTLQSCMIEIMKVKGSNKYKVPHMKKDSLSNQVGIQNQ; translated from the coding sequence ATGCTTGATGATAACAGCATACCTCATAATTCAAGGTTTAAATCCTTCTATAATGTTGTCTTCATTGATGAGAAGTGGTTTTATATTACAAAAAACATCAATTATTATTTGCTTGTGGGTGAAGATGATGGTCACAAAacatgtaaaaataaaaattttgtACCCAAAGTTATGTTCTTAGCTGCGGTGACTCGACCACGACTTGATAATGAAAGAAATGTGTCATTCTCAGGGAAGATTGGTCTATATCCATTCGTGTATGAACAGCTGGCCAATAGGAGTAGTGTCAATAGAGGGGCTGGGacaatggaaaagaaacccaTAATTTCTTTGACTAGAGAGGTAAACAAGATGTACTTAATTGACAAGGTTTTACCTGGCATTAAGAATTCATGGCCAATTGAAGATGTAGGGGACACAATTTTCATACAGCAGGATAATGCAAGATCTCATATCAACCAAAATGATGAAGATTTTCGCAAAGCAACAAGTGAAGGTGAATTTGACATTCAACTTATTTGCCAACCATCAAACTCTCTTGACTTAAATATATTGGACTTGGGTTTCTTCAATGTCATTCAGactctacaacaaaagcatgtGATGAAGTCAATTGATGATATTATTAGCATGGTTGAAAAAGCATTCTATGAATTTTCTTCTATACAATCGGATAAAATTTTCTTAACACTTCAATCATGCATGATAGAAATAATGAAGGTCAAGGGAAGTAACAAGTACAAAGTTCCTCATATGAAGAAAGATTCACTATCTAACCAAGTCGGAATACAAAATCAATAA
- the LOC130712000 gene encoding E3 ubiquitin-protein ligase At1g12760-like, with translation MATTRSPEDAAADPTPLIGRTSSDESNSGRRLNRRPSLRQAARFLRQASGRRMMREPSMVVRETAAEQLEERQSDWAYSKPVVVLDILWNFVFVVAAATVLVLSRSETPSTPLRLWILGYALQCVVHVVCVCVEFRKRRRRREQPDGEAVGGSGDLSSGSLDGSGNYANLGQFEDPGTSMAKHLESANTMFSFIWWVIGFYWVSADGQTLAQDSPQLYWLCIVFLGFDVFFVVFCIALACIIGIAVCCCLPCIIALLYAVADQARASQEDIEQLSKFKFQRKSNEKLAGDTEGPVGGIMTECHSDSPTEHMLSAEDAECCICLSAYDDGVELRQLPCGHHFHCACVDKWLCMNATCPLCKYNILKSSSLGQEEV, from the exons ATGGCGACCACGAGGTCCCCGGAGGACGCCGCCGCCGATCCAACGCCGTTGATCGGGAGGACGTCCTCCGACGAGTCGAACTCCGGCCGGAGACTCAACCGCCGTCCGAGTCTCCGACAGGCGGCGCGGTTCCTGAGGCAGGCGAGTGGGAGGAGGATGATGCGCGAGCCGTCGATGGTGGTGAGGGAGACTGCGGCGGAGCAGTTGGAAGAACGGCAGAGCGATTGGGCGTATTCGAAGCCTGTTGTGGTTCTTGATATTCTCTGgaactttgtttttgttgttgcgGCCGCTACGGTGTTGGTTTTGAGCCGGAGTGAGACGCCGAGTACGCCTCTCAGGTTGTGGATTTTGGGGTACGCTTTGCAGTGTGTGGTCCATGTTGTCTGCGTTTGTGTTGAGTTTCGGAAGCGGAGGCGGCGGCGGGAACAGCCCGACGGTGAAGCCGTTGGGGGGAGTGGAGATTTGAGCTCCGGTTCATTGGATGGTTCTGGGAATTATGCGAATTTGGGGCAGTTTGAGGACCCTGGTACAAG TATGGCAAAACATTTGGAATCAGCCAACACAATGTTCTCTTTTATTTGGTGGGTCATTGGATTCTATTGGGTTTCAGCTGATGGTCAAACTTTGGCCCAAGATTCTCCTCAACTTTACTG GTTATGTATAGTCTTCCTGGGTTTTGATGTCTTCTTCGTTGTTTTCTGCATTGCCCTGGCATGCATCATTGGTATTGCTGTTTGCTGTTGTCTTCCGTGTATCATTGCACTTCTATATGCAGTTGCAGACCAGGCAA GGGCATCGCAGGAAGACATTGAGCAGTTGTCAAAATTCAAATTCCAAAGAAAAAGTAATGAGAAACTTGCTGGTGACACAGAAGGACCTGTTGGTGGAATAATGACTGAATGCCATTCTGATTCGCCAACTGAACATATGCTTTCTGCTGAGGATGCG GAATGTTGCATTTGCCTATCTGCTTATGACGATGGGGTTGAATTACGACAACTTCCTTGCGGTCACCATTTTCACTGTGCCTGCGTGGACAAATGGCTGTGTATGAATGCTACTTGCCCCCTCTGCAAGTATAACATCTTGAAAAGTAGCAGCCTTGGTCAGGAGGAAGTGTAG
- the LOC130715683 gene encoding uncharacterized protein LOC130715683, whose amino-acid sequence MVMNSKEHRGSEEMEEGEVKHPQNVPVGTIYKLIAENTKSNSLVIKKPYGMIPPHIIAEAISTIRDIDLRWSGPITQKEMEYVQQYALAKYPEYAGLIEGDGNGTIDMSSFIINDEPSEPMSADRRKTPRSCREPLFGSNLPEMDRTQLEPSRLLDIFTEKSSFHGSFISIPEIQAQNKVLRHCGLPDDEYLVLFTPSHKDAMMLVGESYPFVKGNYYMTILGEQEDYIKEFASFKESKVIAAPKTWLDLRIRGSQLSQNFRRKCKITPKGLFAYEADVNGTMHWVSEAHRNYWHVLLDASALVVGKDSLHLGLHRPDFVVCCVENTHSNPSRIITCLLVRKKSFDSSTSQVNG is encoded by the exons ATGGTAATGAACAGCAAGGAGCATAGAGGATCTGAG GAAATGGAAGAAGGAGAAGTGAAGCaccctcagaatgttcctgtaGGAACTATATACAAATTAATTGCAGAGAATACCAAATCAAACAGTTTAGTCATTAAG AAACCATATGGGATGATTCCTCCTCACATCATAGCAGAAGCCATATCAACTATCCGCGACATCGATCTTAGATGGTCAGGTCCAATCACACAGAAAGAAATGGAGTATGTACAACAGTATGCCCTAGCAAAGTATCCAGAATATGCAGGTCTCATTGAAGGAGATGGGAATGGAACGATAGACATGTCTAGTTTCATTATCAATGATGAGCCTTCAGAACCCATGTCAGCTGATAGGAGAAAAACACCAAGATCATGCAGGGAGCCTTTGTTTGGCAGTAATCTCCCTGAAATGGACAGGACCCAGTTGGAGCCATCAAGATTATTGGATATATTCACTGAGAAATCGTCGTTTCATGGAAGTTTCATCTCAATCCCAGAAATCCAAGCCCAAAACAAGGTTTTGAGGCATTGTGGGTTGCCTGATGATGAGTACCTGGTTCTCTTCACTCCAAGTCACAAGGATGCTATGATGTTGGTGGGGGAAAGTTACCCTTTTGTTAAGGGGAACTACTACATGACAATTCTTGGTGAACAAGAGGACTATATCAAGGAATTTGCTTCTTTTAAGGAATCTAAGGTTATCGCAGCTCCGAAGACATGGCTAGATTTAAGGATCAGAGGGTCTCAGCTAAGCCAGAACTTTAGGAGGAAGTGTAAGATCACCCCAAAAGGGTTATTTGCTTATGAAGCAGATGTGAATGGGACAATGCATTGGGTTTCAGAGGCTCATAGGAACTATTGGCATGTTCTGCTTGATGCTTCTGCATTGGTTGTGGGAAAGGATAGCCTACATCTTGGCCTTCACAGGCCTGATTTTGTGGTGTGTTGTGTAGAGAACACACATTCCAACCCTTCAAGAATCATCACTTGCCTCTTGGTGAGAAAGAAATCTTTTGATTCCTCCACATCCCAGGTCAATGGTTGA
- the LOC130710685 gene encoding uncharacterized protein LOC130710685 isoform X2, whose amino-acid sequence MFINGNFDKIINISCIIIKAFPFLPLSISHSRSYLSLLKLLSCSAVATPIIATSLLSTARRQRLSYFHLGLNRLRYLLHKQLDLLLSSPWLPSSPSLVPEFMPLAINMLFQFKALAAPAAANLTCYRLIFHGGKI is encoded by the exons atgtttatAAATGGAAATTTTGACAAAATTATTAACATAAGCTGCATTATAATTAAGGCATTTCCGTTCCTTCCTCTCTCAATCTCTCATTCGCGTTCTTACCTCTCTCTTCTAAAGCTTCTCAGCTGTAGCGCCGTCGCCACTCCGATCATTGCAACCTCCCTCCTCTCCACGGCGCGACGGCAACGACTCAGCTATTTTCATCTTGGGCTTAATAGATTAAG GtatcttcttcacaagcagttAGATCTTCTCTTATCTTCACCCTGGCTGCCCTCATCGCCATCTCTG GTACCCGAATTCATGCCCCTAGCCATTAACATGCTATTTCAGTTCAAGGCAT TGGCTGCACCTGCAGCTGCTAATTTGACATGTTACAGGCTGATATTCCATGGTGGCAAAATATGA
- the LOC130710685 gene encoding uncharacterized protein LOC130710685 isoform X4, producing the protein MFINGNFDKIINISCIIIKAFPFLPLSISHSRSYLSLLKLLSCSAVATPIIATSLLSTARRQRLSYFHLGLNRLRYLLHKQLDLLLSSPWLPSSPSLVPEFMPLAINMLFQFKWLHLQLLI; encoded by the exons atgtttatAAATGGAAATTTTGACAAAATTATTAACATAAGCTGCATTATAATTAAGGCATTTCCGTTCCTTCCTCTCTCAATCTCTCATTCGCGTTCTTACCTCTCTCTTCTAAAGCTTCTCAGCTGTAGCGCCGTCGCCACTCCGATCATTGCAACCTCCCTCCTCTCCACGGCGCGACGGCAACGACTCAGCTATTTTCATCTTGGGCTTAATAGATTAAG GtatcttcttcacaagcagttAGATCTTCTCTTATCTTCACCCTGGCTGCCCTCATCGCCATCTCTG GTACCCGAATTCATGCCCCTAGCCATTAACATGCTATTTCAGTTCAAG TGGCTGCACCTGCAGCTGCTAATTTGA
- the LOC130710685 gene encoding uncharacterized protein LOC130710685 isoform X5, which produces MFINGNFDKIINISCIIIKAFPFLPLSISHSRSYLSLLKLLSCSAVATPIIATSLLSTARRQRLSYFHLGLNRLRYLLHKQLDLLLSSPWLPSSPSLVPEFMPLAINMLFQFKLLI; this is translated from the exons atgtttatAAATGGAAATTTTGACAAAATTATTAACATAAGCTGCATTATAATTAAGGCATTTCCGTTCCTTCCTCTCTCAATCTCTCATTCGCGTTCTTACCTCTCTCTTCTAAAGCTTCTCAGCTGTAGCGCCGTCGCCACTCCGATCATTGCAACCTCCCTCCTCTCCACGGCGCGACGGCAACGACTCAGCTATTTTCATCTTGGGCTTAATAGATTAAG GtatcttcttcacaagcagttAGATCTTCTCTTATCTTCACCCTGGCTGCCCTCATCGCCATCTCTG GTACCCGAATTCATGCCCCTAGCCATTAACATGCTATTTCAGTTCAAG CTGCTAATTTGA
- the LOC130710685 gene encoding uncharacterized protein LOC130710685 isoform X3, translating to MFINGNFDKIINISCIIIKAFPFLPLSISHSRSYLSLLKLLSCSAVATPIIATSLLSTARRQRLSYFHLGLNRLRYLLHKQLDLLLSSPWLPSSPSLVPEFMPLAINMLFQFKADIPWWQNMMMIPHL from the exons atgtttatAAATGGAAATTTTGACAAAATTATTAACATAAGCTGCATTATAATTAAGGCATTTCCGTTCCTTCCTCTCTCAATCTCTCATTCGCGTTCTTACCTCTCTCTTCTAAAGCTTCTCAGCTGTAGCGCCGTCGCCACTCCGATCATTGCAACCTCCCTCCTCTCCACGGCGCGACGGCAACGACTCAGCTATTTTCATCTTGGGCTTAATAGATTAAG GtatcttcttcacaagcagttAGATCTTCTCTTATCTTCACCCTGGCTGCCCTCATCGCCATCTCTG GTACCCGAATTCATGCCCCTAGCCATTAACATGCTATTTCAGTTCAAG GCTGATATTCCATGGTGGCAAAATATGATGATGATACCTCATTTGTAG
- the LOC130710685 gene encoding uncharacterized protein LOC130710685 isoform X1: MFINGNFDKIINISCIIIKAFPFLPLSISHSRSYLSLLKLLSCSAVATPIIATSLLSTARRQRLSYFHLGLNRLRYLLHKQLDLLLSSPWLPSSPSLVPEFMPLAINMLFQFKVPFQLLLFRILVLLRLEIVCYSNTYIKSLFCLFGGLPS, translated from the exons atgtttatAAATGGAAATTTTGACAAAATTATTAACATAAGCTGCATTATAATTAAGGCATTTCCGTTCCTTCCTCTCTCAATCTCTCATTCGCGTTCTTACCTCTCTCTTCTAAAGCTTCTCAGCTGTAGCGCCGTCGCCACTCCGATCATTGCAACCTCCCTCCTCTCCACGGCGCGACGGCAACGACTCAGCTATTTTCATCTTGGGCTTAATAGATTAAG GtatcttcttcacaagcagttAGATCTTCTCTTATCTTCACCCTGGCTGCCCTCATCGCCATCTCTG GTACCCGAATTCATGCCCCTAGCCATTAACATGCTATTTCAGTTCAAG GTACCCTTTCAACTCTTATTGTTCAGGATTTTAGTTTTACTGAGGTTGGAGATTGTCTGCTACTCAAACACATATATCAAATcacttttttgtttgtttggtgGTCTCCCTTCATGA